The Faecalibacterium sp. I3-3-89 sequence GTTTTCACTATCATAGATCGAGGGAGATCTGGGAGAACCTGAAGGACCTTGACCTGCCCCGCAGGACCTTTTCTTCAGAGCTTTCCCAAGTGCCAACCGTCCAGCACTTTATTACCGAGGATGAGATCGACGCCGCCATGACCGGCGGAAGCAGTTTCGCCGGAGGAAAAGGCCGTATCTATGCGTTCTTCATGGAAAACCATACGGATAAGGAAAAAGTGAGATTCCTCAAAGACGAGTATGGCATTGGCGGACGCTCTCATGCCCTGTCCGGCGCAACACACAGCGGCGAAGATCACGACGGGAAAGGGTTGCACTATAAAAAGCAGGACTGCCCGGATGTTCACTTGAACTGGGAAAAGGTTGCCAAGCGCATTACCTCTCTTGTCCAGAAAGGCCGCTATCTTACCGAACAGGAACAGGCGCAGTATGACAAAATCCAGGCTGAAAAGGAATTGGCAGAAGAAGATGCCATCCAAGCCCAGCAGCCGGAGGTGGAGGAAGAAACGCCAAAGCCTACCCTTCGGGAGCAGTTTGAGCAGTATAAGACTGTGGTGACTGCCGCCATTTCCGAGGATGCCGCATACCGCAATGCCTGCGGGCATTCTGACCGTGAAAATGCTGTCATCGAGGGCAATGCCGCTGTGCGCCGTGCGGTCCTTGGTTCTAAGGATATGGAGCTGATTCGCCTCTATTCGGATGTGCCGGAGTTCCGACAGCGACTGCACCGGGAAGTGATCGACGAAACCTATCCAAAACTCCATGAACTTCTGCGCCCTCTTTCTCAGGAAGATATTGATACTGCCCTTTGTGCATGGAACGGCAATATCGAGAGTAAACACGCTGTTGCCCGCTATATGAAAGACCATGCAAGAGAAAAAGATACCGCCGCATGGCTGGCTCAGGAATACGGCGGCAGTAACAGCAACAGCCTGTTCGTTGTCCGTGCCGGCAGCCCGGAGGAAACGCAGCTGCCCTGGCCGAAGGTACAGCGCCGGATTGCCCAGCTCATTCAGGAGGACCGGTTCTATACCGAAGAAGAACAGAACCGTTTTGACGACATCGACCCAATCGCCATCCGGGAAGCTCTGGAAGAAAGAGGGATCGTCAACGGCCAGGTGGCAGACCCGGAAAAACTGGACAATGATCCGTTTATCCAACAGGTGATGTCGGATGTAGAGCAGATCGCAGCTGCTGAGACAGAGCAGACTTCCGAAGTTGCTATTTCCGATGAGGAATATGATGCAGTTCGCCGCCCAATTCCGCAAAGAACCTCCTATGACCCAGCCACCCCGGTCTATGCCGTGGGCAATACCGTGTATATCGAGGATGACGCCTATCAGATCACCGAGCTGCGGGAGGACACCGTACAGCTTCTGCCCACCGGGATGGTATATCCCATCTACCGGGCAGAGCGCAAAGAACAGTTCGAGCAGCTGCTTCGGGCAGACCGCCGCAATGCTTACTATACCGAGTTTCTTCCTACTGACCCGGACAAGGCAGATCAGGACTTGCGGGATGTATTGGCTCATGGACTGATGGATGAAGCGGATAAAAAGCAGATTTCCACGCTGCTGCAATCCGGCAGGAGCAACAGCGAGATCGCCTACTGGCTGAGCAGAGCCTATTCCGGTGAGATTGAGACACTGAATCTGGAGACCGGCGATATTGCCGATTACCGTACCACGGCACAGGGCATAGAACTGGAAGTCATGGATGCAGAGGAAAAGCGTCTGGCTATGCTGTATTTCCACTGGGATGAGGTTGCGCCTTTGCTGCGCGGGATGTATGCCCGTCAGCAGGATGGTTTTGGACAGGAACAGCCCCAACCGGCTACCGAATCCCCGACCTTCCATTCCGAGACCATGGCCGTCTATCCGGGCGATAAGAACAATCTGCCTTATGATGTGGTGGTGGAACGACTGCATATCGAGGAGCCGGAGCCACCAGCCCCTGTGACTGAGCCGGAGAAAATCTTTGAGGAAGTGTTGGATGAACACCCGGTTTCCATTCAGGTCAATGGCCAGTGGCAGACCTTTCCCAATGCCAAAGCTGCCGAGGAAGCATCTTATGAGGAATACAAGGCTAACCTGCACCGCAATGCAAAAAACTTCCGCATTACCGATGAGCATTTGGGCGAAGGCGGTCCGAAAGCCAAGTTCCAGGCAAATGTCAATGCGATTCGTTTGCTGAAAGAGCTGGAAGCTGCCGGACAGCAGGCAAGCCCCGAACAGCAGGAGGTCCTTTCTCGATATGTGGGCTGGGGCGGTCTCTCTGATGCGTTTGAGCCGGAGAAACCGGTATGGGCTTTAGAGTATGCCCAGCTAAAAGAACTGCTGACCCCGGAGGAATATGCCGCCGCCAGAAGCTCTACCCTCAACGCCCATTACACCAGCCCTACGGTCATTCAGGCCATCTATGAAGCGGTGGACCGTATGGGATTTGAAACCGGAAATATTCTGGAGCCATCTATGGGTGTGGGCAATTTCTTCGGTATGTTGCCGGAGGAAATGCGAAACAGCCGTTTGTACGGTGTGGAGCTGGACCCGGTTTCCGGGCGTATCGCAAAGCAGCTCTATCCCAAGGCGGACATCACAGTAGGCGGCTTTGAGACCACTGACAGGCGTGACTTCTTTGACCTTGCCGTCGGCAATGTGCCTTTCGGTCAGTATCAGGTCAACGACAAAACTTACAACAAGTTAAACTTTAGTATTCACAACTACTTTTTCGCAAAAGCGTTAGATCAGGTGCGTCCCGGCGGTGTGGTGGCTTTTGTGACCTCCCGCTATACCATGGATGCCAAGGATTCCACCGTGCGCCGCTATCTTGCCCAGCGTGCCGAGCTGCTGGAAGCTATCCGTCTGCCTAATGACGCGTTCAAAAAGAATGCCGGTGCCGAGGTGGTATCGGACATCATCTTTCTCCAAAAGCGGGACCGCCCGCTGGACATCGTGCCGGAATGGACCCAGACCGGACAGACGGAGGACGGGTTTGCCATCAACCGGTATTTTATCGACCACCCGGAAATGGTGCTGGGCAGACAGGAGCCGGTAAGCACTGCTCATGGTATGGATTACACCGTGAACCCTATCGAGGGACTGGAGCTTTCCGACCAGCTGCATGATGCTGTGAAGTACATTCATGGCACTTATCAGGAGGCAGAGCTGCCGGAGCTGGGCGAGGGCGAAGCCATTGACACCTCCATTCCTGCTGACCCCAATGTGAAGAACTATTCCTATGCCATTGTAGACGGGCAGGTGTACTATCGGGAAAACAGCCGCATGGTGCGCCCTGACCTCAACGCCACCGCCGAAGCCCGCGTGAAAGGTCTTGTGGGACTGCGTGATTGTGTGCAGGAACTGATCGACCTTCAGATGGATGCAGCGGTTCCGGACAGCACCATTACCCAAAAGCAGGCGGAACTGAACAGCCTCTATGACAGCTTTTCTGCCAAATACGGTCTCATCAATGACCGTGCAAATCGGCTGGCCTATGCAGACGATTCTTCCTATTACCTGCTCTGTGCGCTGGAAGTCATCGACGAGGACGGAAAGCTGGAGCGCAAGGCGGATATGTTCACCAAACGGACCATCAAGCCCCATCAGGCGGTGGCTGTGGTGGATACGGCAAGTGAAGCACTGGCGGTGTCTATCTCGGAAAAAGCCTGCGTGGATATGGGCTATATGAGCCAGCTTACCGGAAAAACAAAAGAAGAACTGGCCGGAGAACTGCAAGGCGTGATCTTCCGTGTGCCGGGACAGCTGGAACAGGACGGCACACCCCATTATGTGACTGCTGATGAATACCTTTCCGGCAATGTACGCCGCAAACTGCGTCAGGCGCAGCGGGCGGCACAGCAGGACCCTTCTTTTGCAGTCAATGTGGAAGCTCTTACCGCCGCCCAGCCCAAAGACCTGGATGCGTCGGAAATTGAGGTGCGTCTGGGCGCTACCTGGATTGACAAGGAGTACATCCAGCAGTTTATGTACGAGACCTTCAACACCCCGTTTTATCTCCAGCGCAGCATTGAGGTCAACTATTCCTCCTTTACTGCTGAATGGCAGATCAAGGGGAAATCTTCTGTATCCTACAACGATGTGGCAGCTTATACCACCTACGGAACCAGCCGCGCCAACGCCTACAAGATTCTGGAGGATTCCTTAAACCTGCGGGATGTCCGTATCTATGACACCATAGAGGACGCAGACGGAAAAGAGCGCCGCGTACTAAACGCCAAGGAGACCACTCTGGCTGCCCAAAAACAGCAGGCGATCCGGGAAGCCTTTAGGGACTGGATCTGGAGAGACCCGGAGCGCCGCCAGACTTTGGTGCGCCAGTATAACGAAGAAATGAACTCTACCCGTCCCCGCGAGTATGATGGCAGCCATATCACTTTTGGCGGCATGAACCCGGCCATTACCCTGCGGGAACACCAGAAAAGTGCC is a genomic window containing:
- a CDS encoding SNF2-related protein, with protein sequence MENHTDKEKVRFLKDEYGIGGRSHALSGATHSGEDHDGKGLHYKKQDCPDVHLNWEKVAKRITSLVQKGRYLTEQEQAQYDKIQAEKELAEEDAIQAQQPEVEEETPKPTLREQFEQYKTVVTAAISEDAAYRNACGHSDRENAVIEGNAAVRRAVLGSKDMELIRLYSDVPEFRQRLHREVIDETYPKLHELLRPLSQEDIDTALCAWNGNIESKHAVARYMKDHAREKDTAAWLAQEYGGSNSNSLFVVRAGSPEETQLPWPKVQRRIAQLIQEDRFYTEEEQNRFDDIDPIAIREALEERGIVNGQVADPEKLDNDPFIQQVMSDVEQIAAAETEQTSEVAISDEEYDAVRRPIPQRTSYDPATPVYAVGNTVYIEDDAYQITELREDTVQLLPTGMVYPIYRAERKEQFEQLLRADRRNAYYTEFLPTDPDKADQDLRDVLAHGLMDEADKKQISTLLQSGRSNSEIAYWLSRAYSGEIETLNLETGDIADYRTTAQGIELEVMDAEEKRLAMLYFHWDEVAPLLRGMYARQQDGFGQEQPQPATESPTFHSETMAVYPGDKNNLPYDVVVERLHIEEPEPPAPVTEPEKIFEEVLDEHPVSIQVNGQWQTFPNAKAAEEASYEEYKANLHRNAKNFRITDEHLGEGGPKAKFQANVNAIRLLKELEAAGQQASPEQQEVLSRYVGWGGLSDAFEPEKPVWALEYAQLKELLTPEEYAAARSSTLNAHYTSPTVIQAIYEAVDRMGFETGNILEPSMGVGNFFGMLPEEMRNSRLYGVELDPVSGRIAKQLYPKADITVGGFETTDRRDFFDLAVGNVPFGQYQVNDKTYNKLNFSIHNYFFAKALDQVRPGGVVAFVTSRYTMDAKDSTVRRYLAQRAELLEAIRLPNDAFKKNAGAEVVSDIIFLQKRDRPLDIVPEWTQTGQTEDGFAINRYFIDHPEMVLGRQEPVSTAHGMDYTVNPIEGLELSDQLHDAVKYIHGTYQEAELPELGEGEAIDTSIPADPNVKNYSYAIVDGQVYYRENSRMVRPDLNATAEARVKGLVGLRDCVQELIDLQMDAAVPDSTITQKQAELNSLYDSFSAKYGLINDRANRLAYADDSSYYLLCALEVIDEDGKLERKADMFTKRTIKPHQAVAVVDTASEALAVSISEKACVDMGYMSQLTGKTKEELAGELQGVIFRVPGQLEQDGTPHYVTADEYLSGNVRRKLRQAQRAAQQDPSFAVNVEALTAAQPKDLDASEIEVRLGATWIDKEYIQQFMYETFNTPFYLQRSIEVNYSSFTAEWQIKGKSSVSYNDVAAYTTYGTSRANAYKILEDSLNLRDVRIYDTIEDADGKERRVLNAKETTLAAQKQQAIREAFRDWIWRDPERRQTLVRQYNEEMNSTRPREYDGSHITFGGMNPAITLREHQKSAIAHVLYGGNTLLAHEVGAGKTFEMVAAAMEAKRLGLCQKSLFVVPNHLTEQWASEFLRLYPSANILVTTKKDFETHNRKKFCARIATGDYDAIIMGHSQFERIPISRERQERLLYEQIDEITEGIAEVQASGGERFTVKQLERTRKSLEARLEKLQAEGRKDDVVTFEQLGVDRLFVDEAHNYKNLFLYTKMRNVAGLSTSDAQKSSDMFAKCRYMDEITGNRGVIFATGTPVSNSMTELYTMQRYLQYERLQELNMTHFDCWASRFGETVTALELAPEGTGYRARTRFSKFFNLPELMNLFKEVADIKTADQLNLPTPEVEYHNIVAQPTEHQQEMVKALSERASLVHSGTVDPSQDNMLKITSDGRKLGLDQRIVNQMLPDEPGTKVNQCVDNIMQIWRDGKADKLTQLVFCDISTPQAKAPASKAAKTLDNPLLHALEGSVPLPEQEPVFTVYDDIRQKLIAQGMPADQIAFIHEANTEVRKKELFSKVRTGQVRVLLGSTAKMGAGTNVQDRLVALHDLDCPWRPGDLAQRKGRIERQGNQNPLVHVYRYVTEGTFDAYLWQTVENKQKFISQIMTSKSPVRSCDDVDETALSFAEIKALCAGDPRIKERMDLDVEVSRLKLMKADHQSKQYRLEDQLLKYFPEEIEKHKGFIKGFESDLEVLAAHPHPEDGFAGMEIRGDLLTDKENAGAALLDACKEVKTSNPVQIGNYRGYAISVEFSAWKQEYTLLLKGQMTHRATLGTDPRGNLTRIDNALAQMPQRLEAAKAQLDNLYQQQAAAKEEVGKPFLYEEELRSKNARLVELDTLLNIDGKGQAHAEAVVAKSTRTSVLDSLKRPATPRSTDKKPKQHEEVR